The following proteins come from a genomic window of Pseudomonas cichorii:
- a CDS encoding multidrug efflux RND transporter permease subunit — protein sequence MKGRGSISAWCIDHPVATLLLTFALVLLGAIAFPRLPIAPLPEAEFPTIQVSAQLPGASPETMASSVATPLEVQFSAIPGMTQMTSSSALGSTNLTLQFTLNKSIDTAAQEVQAAINTAAGRLPADLPNLPTWRKVNPADSPVLILSVSSSLMPGTELSDITETLLARQISQIEGVGQVAIAGQQRPAIRIQAAPEKLAALGLTLADIRQSVQQTSLNLAKGALYGKDSISTLSANDQLFKPQDYAQLIVSYKDGAPVHLKDVARVINGSENAYVKTWSGDQQGVNIAIFRQPGANIVDTVDRVQRELPRLREMLPASVDVSVLNDRTRTIRASLHEVELTLLIAVLLVIAVMALFLRQLSATLIVSSVLGVSLIASFAMMYVMGFSLNNLTLVAIVVAVGFVVDDAIVVVENIHRHLEAGQGMREAAIKGSGEIGFTVVSISFSLVAAFIPLLFMGGVVGRLFKEFALTATATILISVVVSLTLAPTLAAMFMRAPKHDQHKKPGFGERLLAFYERGLRKALAHQRLTLGVFGLTLVLAVVGYVLIPKGFFPVQDTAFALGTTEAAADISYPDMVKKHLELAKIVGADPAVLAFSHSVGVSGSNQTIANGRFWISLKPRAQRDVSVNEFIDRLRPKLAKVPGIVLYLRAGQDINLSSGPSRSQYQYVLKSNDGDLLNTWTQRLTEKLRSNPAFRDLSNDLQLGGSVTHIDIDRSAASRFGLTTADVDQALYDAFGQRQISEFQTEVNQYKVVLELDAQQRGKAESLNYFYLRSPLTNEMVPLSALAKVSAPTMGPLSISHDGMFPAANLSFNLASGVALGDAVRMLDEAKKEIAMPAAIIGNFQGAAQAFQSSLANQPWLILAALVAVYIILGVLYESFVHPLTIISTLPSAGIGALLLLWLMGQDFSIMALIGVVLLIGIVKKNGILLVDFALEAQREQGMTPQEAIYEACLTRFRPIIMTTLAALLGALPLMLGFGVGAELRQPLGIAVVGGLLVSQMLTLFTTPVIYLQLERLFHRRQPEPAPALAIHK from the coding sequence ATGAAAGGTCGGGGCTCGATCTCGGCCTGGTGCATTGATCACCCGGTCGCCACCCTGCTGCTGACGTTTGCGCTGGTATTGCTGGGGGCCATCGCCTTCCCGCGCCTGCCCATCGCGCCGTTGCCGGAAGCCGAATTCCCGACCATCCAGGTCAGCGCCCAACTTCCCGGCGCCAGCCCGGAAACCATGGCGTCCTCGGTGGCCACGCCGCTTGAAGTGCAGTTCAGCGCCATACCGGGCATGACCCAGATGACCTCCAGCAGCGCGCTGGGCTCGACCAATCTGACCCTGCAATTCACCCTCAACAAAAGCATCGATACCGCCGCCCAGGAAGTGCAGGCCGCCATCAATACGGCCGCAGGACGCTTGCCCGCCGACCTGCCAAACCTGCCAACCTGGCGCAAGGTCAACCCGGCTGACAGCCCGGTGCTGATCCTGAGCGTCAGCTCCAGCCTGATGCCCGGCACCGAACTGAGCGATATCACCGAAACCCTGCTGGCCCGGCAGATCAGCCAGATAGAAGGCGTTGGCCAAGTGGCAATCGCAGGGCAGCAACGCCCGGCGATCCGCATCCAGGCAGCCCCGGAAAAACTCGCCGCACTGGGCCTGACCCTGGCGGATATACGCCAGTCTGTTCAGCAGACAAGCCTGAACCTGGCCAAGGGCGCCTTGTATGGCAAGGACAGTATTTCCACACTGTCTGCCAACGATCAGTTGTTCAAGCCCCAGGACTATGCGCAGTTGATTGTCTCCTACAAGGACGGCGCTCCCGTGCATCTCAAGGATGTGGCGCGGGTCATCAATGGCTCCGAAAACGCCTACGTCAAAACCTGGTCCGGTGACCAGCAGGGCGTCAATATCGCGATCTTCCGCCAGCCAGGCGCCAACATTGTCGATACCGTGGACCGCGTTCAGCGCGAACTGCCGCGATTGCGGGAAATGCTGCCTGCATCCGTGGACGTTTCAGTGCTCAACGACCGGACCCGCACCATCCGCGCCTCGCTGCATGAAGTCGAACTGACCCTGCTGATCGCCGTCCTGTTGGTGATCGCGGTCATGGCTCTGTTCCTGCGCCAGTTGTCCGCCACCCTTATCGTCAGCAGCGTACTGGGCGTGTCGCTGATTGCCAGCTTCGCGATGATGTACGTCATGGGCTTCAGCCTGAACAACCTGACCCTGGTGGCGATTGTGGTGGCCGTCGGCTTCGTGGTGGACGATGCCATCGTTGTGGTGGAGAACATCCATCGCCACCTTGAAGCAGGCCAGGGCATGCGCGAGGCGGCTATCAAGGGTTCGGGGGAAATCGGCTTCACGGTGGTATCGATCAGCTTCTCTCTGGTGGCGGCCTTCATTCCGCTGCTGTTCATGGGCGGCGTGGTCGGGCGACTGTTCAAGGAGTTTGCCCTGACAGCCACGGCGACCATCCTGATTTCAGTCGTCGTATCCCTGACCCTGGCCCCTACCCTCGCAGCCATGTTCATGCGCGCTCCCAAGCACGACCAACACAAGAAACCCGGGTTTGGTGAACGACTGCTGGCGTTTTATGAACGCGGCTTGCGCAAGGCTTTGGCTCACCAGCGCCTGACGCTAGGGGTATTCGGCCTGACGCTGGTACTGGCTGTTGTCGGTTATGTGTTGATCCCCAAGGGCTTCTTTCCTGTTCAGGACACCGCGTTCGCCCTCGGCACCACAGAAGCCGCAGCCGATATTTCCTACCCCGACATGGTGAAAAAACACCTGGAGCTGGCAAAGATCGTCGGCGCCGATCCGGCGGTGCTGGCGTTCTCGCATTCGGTGGGCGTCAGCGGCAGCAACCAGACCATCGCCAACGGCCGCTTCTGGATTTCCCTCAAGCCACGGGCCCAGCGCGACGTGTCGGTCAATGAGTTCATCGACCGCCTGCGTCCGAAACTGGCCAAGGTCCCCGGCATCGTGCTTTACCTGCGCGCCGGGCAGGACATCAACCTCAGCTCCGGCCCCAGCCGCAGCCAGTATCAGTACGTGCTCAAGAGCAACGATGGCGACCTGCTCAACACCTGGACACAGCGCCTGACCGAAAAACTGCGCAGCAACCCGGCATTCCGCGACCTGTCCAACGACCTGCAACTGGGCGGCAGCGTGACCCATATCGACATCGACCGCAGCGCCGCCTCACGTTTCGGGCTGACCACCGCAGACGTCGATCAAGCGCTCTACGACGCCTTCGGCCAGCGGCAGATCAGCGAATTCCAGACCGAGGTCAACCAATACAAGGTCGTACTGGAACTGGACGCGCAACAGCGCGGCAAGGCCGAAAGCCTGAACTACTTCTATCTGCGCTCGCCGCTGACCAACGAGATGGTGCCGCTGTCGGCACTGGCCAAGGTCAGCGCTCCGACCATGGGGCCGCTGTCCATCAGTCATGACGGCATGTTCCCGGCCGCCAACCTGTCATTCAACCTGGCCTCGGGCGTGGCGTTGGGCGATGCAGTACGCATGCTGGATGAGGCCAAGAAAGAAATCGCCATGCCGGCAGCGATCATCGGCAACTTCCAGGGCGCCGCCCAGGCATTCCAGAGTTCTCTGGCCAACCAGCCCTGGCTGATTCTGGCAGCGCTGGTGGCGGTGTACATCATTCTGGGTGTGCTTTACGAGAGTTTCGTCCACCCGCTGACCATCATTTCCACCCTGCCCTCGGCAGGCATCGGCGCGCTGTTGCTGCTGTGGTTGATGGGCCAGGACTTCTCGATCATGGCGCTGATCGGCGTGGTGCTACTGATCGGCATCGTCAAGAAAAACGGCATCCTGCTGGTGGACTTCGCCCTCGAAGCCCAGCGCGAACAAGGCATGACGCCACAAGAGGCAATCTACGAAGCCTGCCTGACGCGCTTTCGTCCGATTATCATGACCACCCTCGCTGCCCTGCTCGGCGCCTTGCCGCTGATGCTCGGCTTCGGGGTCGGTGCCGAACTGCGCCAGCCCCTGGGGATTGCAGTGGTCGGCGGCCTGCTGGTCAGCCAGATGCTGACGTTGTTCACCACACCGGTCATCTATCTGCAACTGGAGCGGCTGTTCCATCGCCGCCAGCCAGAGCCTGCGCCAGCGCTGGCCATCCACAAGTGA
- a CDS encoding efflux RND transporter periplasmic adaptor subunit → MRKQTRIVIAVATLATLAAIAAWNLTRPAVTKTNTPVAVPVKVISVSAEDVPRFVTGIGSVLSLQSVVIRPQVDGILTRLLVKEGQSVKSGDLLATLDDRSIRATLEQARAQLAQSQAQLDVAQVDLKRYRQLTDDNGISRQTFDQQQALVRQLTATVLGNQANINAAQVQLSHTQIRSPVTGRVGIRNVDEGNFLRVSDATGMFSVTQINPVAVEFSLPQHMLPTLQTLTANPASAAVKAYLGDGANGTLLGEGKLALIDNQVSATTGTIRAKAQFDNADEKLWPGQLVTVKIQTGIERNSLKVPPQVVQRGIDQHYVYRVTSEQKVEVVPVTVLYQDSDLTLISGPQAGDVLVSDGQSRLRPGARIEVVSESPQPALLKVGSAQ, encoded by the coding sequence ATGCGTAAACAGACCAGAATCGTCATTGCTGTGGCCACCTTAGCAACGCTTGCCGCGATTGCCGCCTGGAACCTGACACGCCCTGCTGTTACCAAGACAAACACCCCGGTCGCCGTGCCGGTCAAAGTGATCAGTGTCAGTGCCGAGGACGTACCGCGTTTCGTAACCGGAATAGGTTCGGTGTTGTCGTTGCAAAGCGTGGTGATTCGCCCGCAGGTAGACGGCATCCTCACCCGCCTGCTGGTCAAGGAAGGGCAATCGGTCAAGTCCGGCGACCTGCTGGCAACCCTGGATGACCGCTCGATTCGCGCCACACTCGAACAGGCCCGCGCCCAACTGGCCCAGAGCCAGGCGCAACTGGATGTGGCGCAAGTGGACCTCAAGCGTTATCGCCAACTGACTGACGACAACGGCATCTCCCGGCAGACGTTCGACCAGCAACAGGCTCTGGTTCGTCAGCTCACTGCCACCGTGCTGGGTAATCAGGCCAACATCAATGCCGCACAGGTACAACTTTCCCACACCCAGATTCGCTCCCCGGTGACTGGCCGGGTCGGGATTCGCAATGTCGATGAAGGCAACTTTCTACGTGTCAGCGATGCCACCGGCATGTTTTCCGTCACTCAGATAAACCCGGTGGCGGTGGAGTTCTCCCTGCCGCAACACATGCTGCCCACCTTGCAGACCCTGACCGCCAATCCCGCTTCGGCGGCAGTCAAGGCTTACCTGGGCGATGGCGCCAACGGCACACTGCTGGGCGAAGGCAAACTGGCGCTGATTGACAACCAGGTATCGGCGACCACTGGCACCATTCGCGCCAAGGCACAGTTCGACAACGCCGATGAAAAGCTCTGGCCTGGACAATTGGTCACGGTCAAGATCCAGACCGGCATCGAACGCAACTCGCTCAAGGTCCCGCCGCAGGTCGTGCAGCGTGGCATCGACCAGCATTATGTGTATCGAGTCACGAGCGAACAGAAAGTCGAAGTGGTGCCCGTCACGGTGCTTTATCAGGACAGCGACCTGACCCTGATCAGCGGCCCGCAAGCCGGTGACGTACTGGTCAGCGACGGACAGTCGCGACTCCGGCCAGGGGCGCGGATCGAAGTAGTGAGTGAATCGCCACAGCCTGCCTTGCTCAAGGTGGGGAGCGCGCAATGA
- a CDS encoding fimbrial protein, which yields MKKLSLTLAVMGVLGLGAAGMANAANNGKLIFNGTLTNISCDVAPGTGVSPGTNPGEINVDLGNVSFSDIGLSSESKLETAMPIQLLVNCSAGADQYNMVKMRFTARNGSGLDNNDPKLLRTTGAADGVGIGLLNASNVLMDLSGNETIDNTLVKDGAGGATAEINFGAVYVLNGTPTNPGNADGFMPFVLDYE from the coding sequence ATGAAAAAGCTTTCTCTCACATTGGCTGTTATGGGCGTTCTGGGCTTGGGTGCTGCGGGCATGGCTAACGCCGCCAACAACGGTAAGTTGATATTCAATGGAACACTGACCAATATTTCCTGTGATGTTGCTCCAGGCACGGGTGTCAGCCCGGGTACCAATCCTGGCGAAATCAATGTCGATCTTGGAAATGTATCGTTTTCCGATATCGGTCTTTCGAGTGAAAGCAAACTCGAAACGGCCATGCCTATTCAGTTGCTGGTCAACTGCAGTGCCGGTGCCGATCAGTACAACATGGTGAAAATGCGTTTTACAGCCCGCAATGGCAGTGGCCTGGATAACAACGATCCGAAACTGTTGCGCACCACCGGTGCGGCAGACGGTGTCGGTATTGGTCTGCTCAACGCATCCAATGTACTCATGGACCTGAGTGGTAATGAAACCATCGACAACACCCTGGTGAAGGATGGTGCGGGTGGTGCGACGGCAGAAATCAACTTCGGCGCCGTCTATGTACTCAATGGCACACCGACCAATCCGGGTAATGCCGATGGTTTCATGCCTTTCGTGCTGGACTACGAGTAA
- a CDS encoding fimbrial biogenesis chaperone, whose product MLFTSFRSAVVLAVGLWMSAVEAGIVLNTTRVIYQGGDKEASFAVQNSGGGEILLQSWLEAPARADNVTANLPFVVAPALARMAGGSRQLLRIIYAGSGLPEDRESVLWLNVQEIPQTASENTLQIAIRQRIKVFFRPQGLKGDPTAAPEMLRWRLLKGDVLEVENPGPYHVSMLKLATRQGGKELASLESQMLSPGQNLRLTLMHKSGNGPVALSFISINDFGGQVPYQATLNGEQVTLATKTR is encoded by the coding sequence ATGTTATTTACCTCTTTTCGCTCTGCCGTCGTTCTTGCGGTGGGGCTGTGGATGTCGGCCGTCGAGGCGGGCATTGTGCTCAATACCACGCGGGTCATTTATCAGGGGGGTGACAAGGAAGCCAGTTTTGCTGTGCAAAACAGCGGCGGCGGAGAGATTCTTCTGCAGTCCTGGCTGGAAGCGCCGGCCCGCGCAGATAACGTCACTGCGAACCTGCCTTTTGTCGTGGCTCCGGCACTTGCCCGCATGGCAGGCGGCAGTCGGCAATTGTTGCGCATCATCTATGCCGGATCAGGCTTGCCGGAGGATCGGGAGTCGGTGCTCTGGCTCAATGTGCAGGAAATTCCCCAGACGGCCTCGGAAAATACCCTGCAGATTGCGATACGTCAGCGCATCAAGGTGTTCTTTCGACCTCAGGGCCTGAAGGGCGATCCGACGGCGGCACCGGAAATGTTGCGCTGGCGGCTGCTCAAGGGCGATGTGCTGGAGGTCGAGAATCCGGGGCCTTACCACGTCTCGATGCTCAAGCTGGCCACCCGCCAGGGCGGCAAGGAACTGGCAAGTCTTGAAAGCCAGATGCTTTCGCCGGGCCAGAACCTGCGCCTGACACTGATGCACAAGTCTGGCAACGGGCCGGTGGCGTTGAGTTTTATCAGCATCAATGACTTCGGTGGGCAAGTTCCTTATCAAGCGACTCTCAATGGAGAGCAAGTTACTTTGGCCACTAAAACCCGATAG